In Hirschia baltica ATCC 49814, the genomic stretch TATTCAGCTTCTGGCTTCATAAATTTCAATGTCATACGGTCAGATTCACCAATCGCTGCGTATTTTGCGCTATCGAAATCTGCCGCCGGCTCTTCTCCACGTGGTGCAGAACGATTTACAGGCGGCAAAGTCCAAACACCAAATGGGTGGTCAGCCGTATCCGCAGGATTTGCATTGATTTCAGAACTTGCCACAAATTCAAACCCTGCTTCTTCAGCCATTTGACGCACCAAAGACTCCTGAACATATCCACCGCTACCAGAAGGGTCTTGTTCTGCAGCTGTTGGCAAACGGTGCTCAACGACACCCAATATTCCACCAGGCTTTAAAGCTCTAAAAGAATCTGCAAACATTTTGTCGGCATAAGATCCACCCATCCAATTGTGAACATTTCTAAATGTCAGAACCACATCGGCTGTTCCTTCAACACCCAACCCATCAGATTCTTTAGATGCAACTGTAAGCTCGATATCGCCGTAAATTTCTGGTTTTGACAAGAACGCTTCTGTGTATTTCTCGATACCATTTTTTGCATAATCAGAAGATGCTGGATCAAAAGAAGCCGCAATCAATTTTCCGCCACCTGATTTTAGGTATGGCCCTAAAACAGATGTGTACCAGCCACCGCCGGGCCAAATTTCAACGACAGTGTCACTGTTTTCAACACCAAAGAACTCTAATGTCTCAGCAGGATGGCGCC encodes the following:
- a CDS encoding class I SAM-dependent methyltransferase, which gives rise to MKTTQILMAGAAVFALVACEPETSTPTNEDVKSASETVETTEVEAEKSAIELALEGDWRVAPERDVWRHPAETLEFFGVENSDTVVEIWPGGGWYTSVLGPYLKSGGGKLIAASFDPASSDYAKNGIEKYTEAFLSKPEIYGDIELTVASKESDGLGVEGTADVVLTFRNVHNWMGGSYADKMFADSFRALKPGGILGVVEHRLPTAAEQDPSGSGGYVQESLVRQMAEEAGFEFVASSEINANPADTADHPFGVWTLPPVNRSAPRGEEPAADFDSAKYAAIGESDRMTLKFMKPEAE